DNA sequence from the Pirellulales bacterium genome:
TCGGCAATCACAAGCTCAAACTCGCAGTGCGTCTGCGCGACATACCCCCAAATAACTTTTTCCAGCCAAGCAGGCTGGTTGTACGTGCTGATGATGACGGATAGTTGCATGGCCGATGTGATGCGGATGACCGCAGGACAATTAGAATCTAATTTGTTCAAACCACTGCGCGCTTTCACGCGGCATGGACCAGCGCTGGTCGCGATTGTTTGACAATTCCATATGCCGTCCACACCGCACGAGTGCGACGAGTTTCACGACGAATTGCTTGGTTGCGCGCCAATGAATCGGGGCGCGCGTATCCGCGCGCATGGTCTAAATGCACGCAGACAGCACGGTATCGCAGCAACTTGCCGCGCAGGCCAGCATTCATCAAACGTTCGCCTAATTCGCGATCTAGCCCGCCGTATTCCATGCGTTCGTCAAAGCCGTTCACACGAATCAAATCTGCTTTCCAGCCGGATGCGTTTTGGCCGTTCCATGTGGCCCGCGTAGTGGTGAAGGTATCAAGCAGTTTTGCCATGAGAGGGCCGGTGGAGATTTTGAAATTCTTTCGGCTCCAGCGCAAGCCGCACGCGCGGAGCCAAGTAGCCCTAGTAGCGCGATCGGCAGCAATGTCGTCGCGCGTGATGATGCGACTCAAC
Encoded proteins:
- a CDS encoding glycosyltransferase yields the protein LEKSLWGFATQTLRDFEVVIADDGSGPPTRETIDRTRHETGLSIQHVWHEDCGFRKCTILNRAIMAAQGNYLVFTDGDCIPRRDFLEVHHRLAAPGRFLSGGYFKLPLELSRIITRDDIAADRATRATWLRACGLRWSRKNFKISTGPLMAKLLDTFTTTRATWNGQNASGWKADLIRVNGFDERMEYGGLDRELGERLMNAGLRGKLLRYRAVCVHLDHARGYARPDSLARNQAIRRETRRTRAVWTAYGIVKQSRPALVHAA